Sequence from the Plasmodium malariae genome assembly, contig: PmUG01_00_1, whole genome shotgun sequence genome:
aatataacattattagttatacaatatatttctaaagtTATGTTACTATTTATATGtagtattattaattataattatatatattttattatatttttatgagagtattataaaaaaaaaaaatttaataaatatagaactGTTTGTTATTGGAagtacattatatttttgttaacattttccttaatataatatagtattaaagatatatataatgggacacaaaattaatataaaaatatttattaaaattgctaAGTTTATCATTCTATCATGGATAAGCAATTTTAGTAATTATGTGGTAAAACAATAtcatataagtataatatttattatttataatttttttgttttgtattaatcattacaatatattaccattagtttatttattcttattaattataatcatTTACTTTGAATTTTTAGTGTATATCTGGCAAATCTTAGGACGGAAACTGTAAGTATGATAGGAAAATAGATATAAAACGTTATAgattattagaaaaatataaacatgacaaagattcaaataatatacttttaaaaaaaagattccCAAATGCTGAAATTGATAAACAGAAAGACATATCtcataatgaaaaagtaacgaaaagaaaaaataaaaaatcaaataaaagtttattaaataagtcGCAGTACTATACAGAAAATgtagattataataatgaaatttttgatggaaaacactttcattttgaaaaaaaatggattaaaaaaagaaattatgatGATTTGATTGAAAAAAAGAGGAGATTTCGTGgtatatcattaaaaaataaaatgtagaAGCTATGGATTTggagttatattttttcttttttctttgtcATGAATAACTTCTTCAACAGTAAGAAGAATGggatatttaaataatgtaaacGAGAAGCTTATAGaacttataaaattaattgtaaTGTTGGAAGATGTATACACAATACAACCCTATACTAGTATAATGGCCTTTGGGATACATATCACTATGACAGATATCCTATTTTTGATAAGCA
This genomic interval carries:
- the PmUG01_00010500 gene encoding fam-m protein, whose amino-acid sequence is MGHKINIKIFIKIAKFIILSWISNFSNYVDGNCKYDRKIDIKRYRLLEKYKHDKDSNNILLKKRFPNAEIDKQKDISHNEKVTKRKNKKSNKSLLNKSQYYTENVDYNNEIFDGKHFHFEKKWIKKRNYDDLIEKKRRFRGISLKNKM